The Streptomyces cathayae DNA segment CCGGGCCGTCACCGGCTCCACCGAGGTGCAGGGCACCGACCTCAAGTACAAGCGCACCTACGTCGACGGGCCGATGTACGCGCCGGTGACGGGATACGCCTCCCAGGCACAGGGCATGACGTTGCTGGAGAGGACGTACGACGGCATCCTGACCGGAAAGGACGACCGCCTGGCCTTCCAGCAGTTCGCCGATCTCGTCAGTGGCGAGGGCCAGCGGGCAGGCTCGGTGGTCACCACCATCGACCCGAAGGCGCAGAAGGCCGCTTATGACGGGCTGACCGACCTGAAGGGCGCGAGGGGGGCCGTGGTCGCGCTGGATCCCCGGACGGGCAAGGTGCTGGCCCTGGTCTCGGCACCCTCCTACGATCCGTCGCAGTTCGCGGGCGGTACGTTCAAGGAGTCCGACCGGTTCGTGGCGCTCGACAAGGACAAGCGCAAGCCGCTGGCCAACCGTGCGCTGCGGGAGACCTATCCGCCGGGTTCCACCTTCAAGATCCTTACTGCGGCCGCCGCTCTGGAGCACGGGATCGTCACCGACATCGACGCCCGTACGGACGCCGTTTCGCCGTACCCCCTGCCGCAGTCCAGCAACAGGATCGGCAGTGAGGCCGGCGACGCGGTCTGCAGCAACGCGTCGATGAAGACCGCGATGCAGTACTCGTGCAACAACGTCTTCCTGGACGCCGCGTCCGAACTGGGGCAGGACAAGATGCGGGAGACGGCCGAGAAGTTCGGCTTCAACGAGGACGTCTACTCCGACGACTTCGGTGACCTGCTCGCCGCCAAGAGCCTCTACCCCGAGGACCTCGACGCGCCCGGTACCACGCTCACCGGTATGGGACAGGGCAGCCTCACCAGTACGCCGATGCAGATGGCCATGGTCACCGCGGCGCTGGCCAACGACGGAAAGCTGATGCAGCCCTACGTCGTCGACGAGGTCCGCGGCCCGGACCTCAGCACCCTGGAGAAGACCCGGCCCGCGGTGATGAGCGAGGCGGTCTCCGCCGAGACCGCGCAGAAGGTGCAACAGATGATGGAATTCACCGCCGAGGAGGGCAGCGCCCGGCGCGCCCGGATCGACGGCGTCACGGTCGGCGGCAAGACCGGTACCGCGCAACGCGGTGTCGACGTGGCCGACCAGGTGCCGTACGGCTGGTTCGTCTCCTACGGCAAGAAGCAGGACGGGTCCTCGGTCGCCGTGGCCGTCTTCATCGACCCGACCGACATGGACATCTCGCGCCAGGACATCTCCGGCGGCGGTCTCGGAGCCCCCATCGCCCGCAGCGTCATGGAGGCGGTCCTGCAGCAGTGACGCCGGAAACGGAGCCGGGGGTCTGTGCGGGGAATGTTCGGTCGGGCAACCGCTCGCACCGGGGCCACGTCCTTCCCCGTGAACGTCACCACACGTAAAAAGGGGAACAGCCGTGACGGGAAAGGAAGTTGAGCAGAACGACGAGCGGGGGCACGACCTGGAGCCCTGGTGGGCGGGCATCGGGATGTGGGGAGCGGTCGGACTGGTCGTCATCGGCGGTCTCGCGGCAGCGTGGGTCTTTTTCCGGCTGCCCGGTACTCCGGAGGAGCTGGCGACCGGCTACTACCAGGCTG contains these protein-coding regions:
- a CDS encoding peptidoglycan D,D-transpeptidase FtsI family protein, producing the protein MNKPLRAVAIFCGLLVLGLLLRANWLQYVRAPELSTDPKNRRVQIEQFATPRGDIVVGGRAVTGSTEVQGTDLKYKRTYVDGPMYAPVTGYASQAQGMTLLERTYDGILTGKDDRLAFQQFADLVSGEGQRAGSVVTTIDPKAQKAAYDGLTDLKGARGAVVALDPRTGKVLALVSAPSYDPSQFAGGTFKESDRFVALDKDKRKPLANRALRETYPPGSTFKILTAAAALEHGIVTDIDARTDAVSPYPLPQSSNRIGSEAGDAVCSNASMKTAMQYSCNNVFLDAASELGQDKMRETAEKFGFNEDVYSDDFGDLLAAKSLYPEDLDAPGTTLTGMGQGSLTSTPMQMAMVTAALANDGKLMQPYVVDEVRGPDLSTLEKTRPAVMSEAVSAETAQKVQQMMEFTAEEGSARRARIDGVTVGGKTGTAQRGVDVADQVPYGWFVSYGKKQDGSSVAVAVFIDPTDMDISRQDISGGGLGAPIARSVMEAVLQQ